A genomic segment from Phragmites australis chromosome 6, lpPhrAust1.1, whole genome shotgun sequence encodes:
- the LOC133920437 gene encoding uncharacterized protein LOC133920437: protein MPEKPPSLRRRPMAAGSWVRSLHCKSTAAEDVAARGAVVPKKLHPLLPRSAACGSSGDARKNVASSKPKPTSTSDVSKKKSTSKPSPKLAKKTKQAAVPPTPPPGPLGPLPALTELPAGHSSRQVVEIIFLSSWNQILLPQPQPPPGASTATTDGAFAGEVEMLFRVHNPARAVARFEDYRAAVRARAGESTRSAADGNEMMRFSPAAPYGSSSSAATGGGDALRIRTFDGSGGAHANGRGPASGKRAMFLCRVIAGRVAEAGTGSEAVPGKEHDSVRVGKDELVVFDRRAVLPCFVIVYKL, encoded by the coding sequence ATGCCGGAGAAGCCTCCGTCGCTCCGGCGACGCCCGATGGCGGCAGGGAGCTGGGTCCGCTCCCTCCACTGCAAATCCACGGCCGCCGAAGACGTGGCCGCCAGAGGCGCGGTCGTTCCCAAGAAGCTCCACCCGCTCCTCCCGCGTTCTGCTGCCTGCGGGAGCTCCGGCGACGCCCGCAAGAACGTCGCCTCATCGAAGCCCAAGCCGACGTCGACCTCAGATGTTTCGAAAAAGAAGTCGACCTCGAAGCCGAGTCCCAAGCTGGCCAAGAAGACCAAGCAGGCTGCTGTGCCGCCGACGCCCCCACCGGGCCCTCTCGGCCCGCTCCCGGCGCTCACCGAGCTCCCGGCGGGGCACTCGTCGAGGCAGGTGGTGGAGATCATCTTCCTGTCGTCGTGGAACCAGATTCTGCTTCCGCAGCCGCAGCCTCCGCCGGGAGcgtccaccgccaccaccgACGGCGCGTTCGCGGGCGAGGTGGAGATGCTGTTCCGCGTCCACAACCCGGCGCGCGCCGTGGCGCGCTTCGAGGACTACCGCGCTGCGGTGCGCGCCCGGGCCGGCGAGTCCACGCGCAGCGCCGCGGACGGCAACGAGATGATGCGCTTCTCCCCGGCGGCGCCGTACGGCTCGTCGTCCTCGGCTGCAACCGGCGGCGGGGACGCGCTGCGCATCCGGACCTTcgatggcagcggcggcgcgcaTGCCAACGGGCGCGGGCCGGCGTCCGGCAAGCGGGCCATGTTCCTATGCAGGGTCATCGCCGGCCGTGTGGCGGAGGCCGGGACAGGCTCCGAAGCAGTGCCCGGCAAGGAGCACGACTCCGTCCGCGTCGGTAAGGACGAGCTGGTGGTGTTCGACCGCCGCGCCGTGCTCCCCTGCTTCGTCATCGTCTACAAGTTGTAA